The Buttiauxella selenatireducens genome has a window encoding:
- a CDS encoding alpha/beta fold hydrolase, which translates to METFFSETAHSRVRWLDLPGTGAPLVFVHGIGCASSYEYPRVVTDKNFADRRAILIDLLGFGYSEKPKDFGYSIKEQAQVVAELIAHLNLEKYFLYGHSMGGSICIEASQFLGEGLCGLIVSEPNFHPGGGFFSRQICSFSEADYLSTTHHAMVNAESGPWAGSLAIAAPWAVWRGADSLIKGNNWLDIFARLGRPKALVFGEQSLPNTDFTQVQNLGIQTTVLPDCGHSMSWENPSALAHALDSFCKKHEEKV; encoded by the coding sequence ATGGAAACTTTTTTCTCTGAAACGGCACACAGCCGTGTCCGTTGGCTGGATTTGCCCGGAACCGGAGCGCCCTTAGTTTTTGTGCATGGAATTGGTTGCGCCTCTTCCTATGAGTATCCACGCGTCGTCACGGATAAAAATTTTGCCGACAGAAGGGCGATTCTTATTGACCTACTGGGTTTCGGATACAGTGAAAAACCTAAAGATTTTGGCTATTCGATTAAAGAGCAGGCGCAAGTGGTGGCAGAGCTCATCGCTCATTTGAATCTGGAAAAATATTTCCTCTATGGTCACAGCATGGGCGGCAGTATTTGCATTGAGGCTTCACAATTTCTGGGTGAGGGTTTATGCGGTTTGATTGTCTCGGAGCCTAATTTCCACCCAGGCGGCGGGTTCTTCAGTAGACAAATTTGCAGCTTTAGCGAGGCGGATTACCTCTCAACAACTCACCACGCTATGGTTAACGCAGAAAGCGGGCCATGGGCGGGCAGTTTAGCCATCGCCGCGCCCTGGGCAGTATGGCGAGGGGCTGATAGTCTGATAAAAGGGAATAATTGGTTGGATATTTTTGCCCGATTGGGCAGACCAAAAGCGCTTGTATTTGGTGAACAATCCTTACCCAATACTGATTTCACGCAAGTTCAAAACCTGGGCATCCAAACCACGGTGTTACCAGACTGCGGGCATTCCATGTCGTGGGAAAACCCTTCAGCATTAGCACATGCTTTAGATTCCTTTTGTAAAAAGCATGAAGAGAAAGTTTGA
- a CDS encoding ABC transporter substrate-binding protein — MSTGKTLLALLLSSLLPATTAFAAANNTLVYCSEASPESFNPQIASSGPTFVASSQTLYNRLVEFRPSDNVPVPSLATAWDISKDGKTYTFTLRKGLKFNSNKAFKPTRDFNADDVVFSVMRQKDPKNPYHNVSKANYEYFNDVGFDKLITEVKKIDDNHVQFTLSEPNAAFLADWGMDFASILSAEYADAMLKAGTPEKVDTAPIGTGPYALQEYKVDSLIRYVANPNYWNGEVPTKHLIFSITPNVQTRMAKLQKNECQIIPAPAPVQFEAIKANKDLQLHTVDGLNVGYLAFNTTKKPFDNVLVRQALNYAVDKQAIINAVFMGSGTVAKSPIPPAMLGFNKDLSDRSYDPEKAKALLKQAGFEKGFETDLWSMPVQRPYNPNSRRIAEMIQNDWAKVGVNAKIVTFEWGEYLSGMRKGEHSSALFGWMSDNGDPDNFADTLLGCGSIESGSNAARWCDKQYDALTQKAKLTSDPAVRAKLYEQAQEVFYEQAPWIPLANGKTFYATRSNVTGYTVSTNGSDFSKAKLN, encoded by the coding sequence ATGTCGACAGGGAAAACACTTCTCGCGCTGTTGCTCAGTAGTCTATTACCCGCAACAACCGCCTTCGCTGCCGCGAATAACACGTTAGTTTACTGCTCAGAAGCCTCTCCGGAATCCTTTAACCCGCAAATCGCCAGTTCAGGCCCCACGTTTGTTGCCAGCTCGCAAACGTTGTACAACCGCCTGGTAGAATTCCGCCCGAGCGATAACGTGCCGGTGCCATCGTTGGCAACGGCCTGGGACATCAGTAAGGATGGCAAAACCTATACATTTACCCTGCGTAAGGGTTTGAAATTCAACAGTAATAAAGCGTTTAAGCCGACGCGCGACTTTAACGCAGACGACGTTGTTTTCTCGGTGATGCGCCAGAAAGACCCTAAAAACCCGTACCACAATGTCTCAAAAGCCAATTACGAATACTTCAATGATGTGGGCTTCGATAAGCTCATCACTGAGGTGAAGAAAATCGATGACAATCACGTCCAGTTCACGCTGAGCGAACCTAATGCGGCATTCCTTGCCGACTGGGGCATGGATTTTGCCTCGATTCTGTCGGCGGAATATGCCGACGCAATGCTAAAAGCGGGGACGCCTGAGAAGGTGGATACCGCACCTATCGGCACCGGCCCGTATGCGTTGCAGGAATACAAAGTCGATTCGTTGATTCGCTACGTGGCGAACCCGAATTACTGGAATGGCGAAGTGCCAACCAAACATCTGATCTTCTCCATCACGCCAAATGTGCAGACCCGTATGGCGAAATTGCAGAAGAACGAATGCCAGATTATCCCGGCTCCGGCGCCGGTCCAGTTTGAAGCCATCAAAGCCAACAAAGACCTCCAGCTGCATACCGTCGACGGCCTGAACGTCGGTTACCTGGCGTTTAACACCACGAAAAAACCGTTTGATAACGTGCTGGTGCGCCAGGCGCTGAATTACGCCGTTGATAAACAGGCAATTATTAATGCGGTGTTTATGGGCTCCGGCACCGTGGCGAAATCTCCTATTCCGCCAGCAATGCTAGGTTTTAATAAAGATTTGAGCGATCGCAGCTACGATCCTGAGAAAGCCAAAGCGTTGTTGAAACAAGCTGGTTTTGAGAAGGGATTCGAAACCGATTTATGGTCAATGCCGGTGCAACGTCCTTATAACCCGAACTCACGCCGCATCGCTGAGATGATTCAGAATGACTGGGCGAAAGTCGGTGTGAACGCGAAAATCGTCACCTTCGAGTGGGGCGAGTATCTCTCCGGCATGCGTAAAGGCGAACACTCCTCCGCACTGTTTGGCTGGATGAGCGATAACGGTGACCCGGATAACTTCGCGGATACACTGCTCGGTTGCGGCAGTATAGAAAGCGGTTCGAACGCCGCGCGCTGGTGCGATAAACAGTACGATGCGCTGACGCAGAAAGCGAAATTGACCAGCGACCCAGCGGTTCGCGCCAAACTATACGAGCAGGCACAAGAGGTGTTTTATGAGCAAGCACCGTGGATCCCACTGGCGAACGGTAAAACCTTCTACGCGACCCGCAGCAATGTAACGGGTTACACGGTAAGTACCAACGGTAGCGATTTCTCGAAAGCGAAATTGAATTAG
- a CDS encoding serine acetyltransferase → MQEQFTKYQQLKHYLAADILKNKKAFSWRRVIFRCIKQPQHRFIFWWRIASFLYSTDSHYCKARARKMNYGLIRKYNIEIMLGAQIGEGVRLPHLSGIVINPWCHIGKNVRIRQNTTIGIKTDEGVRNIVIGNNVDIGAHCCIIGNEITIGHNVVIGAMSYVNKNLPDNTICYTEKTNKVIINDNHFDQMSE, encoded by the coding sequence ATGCAGGAGCAGTTTACAAAATACCAACAATTAAAACATTATCTTGCTGCTGATATTTTAAAGAATAAAAAGGCATTTTCGTGGCGACGCGTTATATTTCGATGTATTAAACAACCACAGCATCGATTTATTTTTTGGTGGCGGATAGCCAGTTTTCTCTACTCTACTGATAGCCACTACTGTAAAGCGCGTGCACGTAAAATGAACTACGGTTTAATCAGGAAATATAATATTGAGATCATGTTAGGGGCGCAGATCGGCGAAGGCGTTCGGCTTCCCCACCTCTCGGGCATCGTGATTAACCCGTGGTGCCATATCGGTAAAAACGTCAGAATAAGGCAAAACACCACCATTGGCATTAAAACCGATGAGGGGGTACGAAATATTGTCATTGGGAATAATGTTGATATAGGCGCTCATTGCTGCATTATTGGTAATGAAATCACTATTGGACACAATGTGGTTATTGGCGCGATGTCTTACGTTAATAAAAACTTGCCTGATAATACGATTTGTTATACTGAAAAAACCAATAAAGTCATTATCAACGATAATCACTTCGATCAAATGTCAGAGTGA
- a CDS encoding SrfA family protein yields MAKTLLRSGCLDDFLSLGENGQTVFDSALQIRETLRLRKQQAVVDSLAIPQPNDEGDRVDWYAPFEGTVISWAAASDEQRKKALRYLDNAQTNVASLIQRCQQAEKTAIQLFGSLLANALQFPGSQHVYLVDGKPVLTFWGFVNLNSGARTDALDCLRINEEHEPVIEFLAEPPPAAPPVIILSEPDEPLYSVAPPVVAAPANETPQVQEPAPEIVPHVLPVKKSRRWLLPVAAMIVACIAAPLTYYRVSASHAEPLAQVAADVKPQPIAPAVIQAEPVSQVSTLPVSHAAVVETPVSQPEPVAVVTTPPVDIPKGAMILPADALKLGSTKFLNGTWRVVINVKDSITGKPPTLRYQIANNKGTVRLVHGDSIVCKAEVFSGLMQSGTLMIKTRGNARCSDGSRYPLPEISCNAGVSDVAECTGRYEGDTVVPVTFKKVSD; encoded by the coding sequence GTGGCAAAAACATTATTGCGCAGCGGATGCCTTGATGACTTCCTTTCGCTTGGCGAAAACGGGCAGACGGTGTTCGACTCAGCACTACAAATTCGCGAAACGTTACGCTTACGCAAACAGCAGGCTGTGGTCGACAGTCTGGCGATACCTCAGCCAAATGATGAGGGTGACAGAGTCGACTGGTATGCGCCTTTCGAAGGCACCGTCATCAGTTGGGCGGCGGCCAGCGATGAACAACGCAAAAAAGCCCTGCGCTATCTTGATAACGCCCAGACCAACGTCGCGTCGTTAATTCAGCGCTGCCAGCAGGCTGAAAAAACCGCTATCCAACTGTTTGGTTCGTTACTCGCCAATGCGTTGCAGTTCCCTGGCAGTCAGCATGTGTATCTTGTTGACGGCAAACCGGTGCTCACGTTTTGGGGTTTTGTGAACCTCAATAGCGGCGCCCGTACTGATGCGCTGGATTGTTTGCGTATCAATGAAGAGCATGAACCGGTTATCGAGTTCCTGGCAGAACCGCCACCCGCCGCACCACCGGTCATCATACTCAGCGAACCGGATGAGCCGCTCTATAGCGTTGCGCCACCGGTTGTTGCAGCACCGGCAAATGAAACGCCGCAGGTGCAAGAGCCCGCTCCTGAAATCGTGCCTCACGTGCTGCCAGTTAAAAAATCCAGGCGTTGGCTGCTGCCCGTCGCCGCCATGATTGTTGCCTGCATCGCCGCCCCACTCACTTATTACCGGGTATCGGCATCGCACGCAGAACCTTTAGCTCAGGTTGCAGCCGACGTTAAACCACAGCCGATCGCTCCTGCTGTTATCCAGGCGGAACCCGTAAGCCAGGTTTCGACCCTGCCCGTTAGCCATGCAGCGGTAGTAGAAACACCGGTATCGCAGCCAGAACCCGTCGCGGTTGTCACCACGCCGCCTGTCGACATCCCTAAAGGCGCGATGATTTTACCTGCTGATGCACTGAAACTCGGCTCTACCAAATTCCTTAACGGCACCTGGCGTGTGGTCATCAACGTTAAAGACTCCATCACCGGCAAGCCGCCAACGCTGCGTTATCAAATTGCCAATAACAAAGGCACTGTGCGCCTGGTGCATGGCGACAGCATTGTGTGCAAAGCGGAGGTGTTTTCGGGATTGATGCAATCCGGCACGCTGATGATCAAAACCCGTGGCAATGCGCGCTGTAGCGATGGTTCGCGTTACCCGCTGCCTGAAATTTCCTGCAATGCGGGTGTCAGCGATGTGGCGGAGTGCACCGGGCGCTACGAGGGCGACACCGTGGTTCCTGTGACGTTTAAAAAAGTGAGTGATTAA